The genomic segment TTAAGTTGTGAAATGAAGCTTTTCTtgagagcccgtttggcttatgacttttgacttataaaCTAAAAGCCACTTAAGTTAGGAGTTCTAAGCTTATGACTTTTGGCGTTGTTTTGACTTAAAAACAAGTTCTTAAAAACACTTTGTTATTTTAAATAAACactacaaaagtgcttaaaaacTACTTTGGCTTAAAAACATCTAGAATAAAGTCAATgcaaacaggctctaaatgatttgtgtatgtgcaGGGAAAAGTGCTTTGTATGGTTTGGGCCAAGACCAATGATAATCATAATGGAGAGTGAACTGATAAGGAGATATTTGCTAAGAACTATGTTTATCAGAAGCCTCACCACAGCAATCCAGTGGCCAATTTGTTGATTAGAGGCATAGCAAACTATGAGGAAGATAAATGGGCAAAACACAGGAAGATCTTAAAGCCAGCTTTTCATGTGGAGAAGTTGAAGGTTCTATTACCATACTTCGTCCCTTTTATGCACATTTTCTTGGCTAACAACATTTTACACGCCTTAATTTGCAAGACTTGTGTTCAATGGTGAAGTCAGGATTTTCACTAAAGGGggtcaaaatatatattttttttaaaaatacataaagaagtCGAGGATTCAACATatagtatatacataaaaagagTATTTGACCTATTTACACAATGTAATTTTTCAATGAAAGGGCCGAAGGTAGCCCCGCCCCTGCTTGTGTCTAAAACCTCCCTGAATGGTCTAAGACCACTTCCTCCTAAGATGTGCATGACACACACCACTCATAACCAAGGGCGGATGAAAACTTGGATAGTGAATCCATCTGAAGTTAATATTTTTGacacaaaacataaatatatatgtaaaaaatcagtaaaatttcaacaaatattaCATCTGAATCAATAGTTTTAAAAGCGAATGAATTCAGTGCTTTACGAACCATAAAggtaaaacacttaaacctatcAAATTTAAACTCTGAATTTGCCTCCAGTCATGGCGCGACACGTGTCATAAGAAAGATTTCTATAACTAATAagatatatttttcctttttgttttgcaAGTAGCTTATGCTGCCAGCTTTTTACTTGAGTTGTATTGAGATGCTAAAGGAATGGGAGCAGATTGTATCAGAGCAAGGATCAAAAGAGTTGGATATTtggcctcaacttcaaaaattaacAAGTGATATGATTTCTTGCACGACATTTGGTAGTAGCtatgaagaaggaagaagaatattTGAACTTCAAAAGGAACAAGCTGAGATTATTATGAAGCAGTTTAGTTCCATTTATATCCCAGGATCAAGGTTATTTTCATCAGAATCTACtttgtttaattttattatttgctACCCCTCATTTTGGGCAGCTAAAGTTTTATCACCACTAAAgttatatatatccatattataAATTTAGAGTTCCAGGCCAACAATTACTATAAATTTATTAGAGGTGGCAAATGGCCGATTGGATCTTAATAGAAAAAGGATTCTTAATATTTTGTAGACGTCGCAGGCACATACTCAATGTATAATAAgtgtatagtaagtgtatacattaattatacacTGAATACTGATTAAAATTTGtaagaaaatactataaattaTGGTTGTTTtcttattgtgggctgttgggCTGCGAGAAAGTGAAAATCCCTACTAAAATGGGTCACAATCCCCAAAGTTTGTCTAGGTAGGATGTTTGAAGTAATGCCGTCATACCCGACCCGCCCAACATGGCTCAGTAATGTGACCAAATCTCCCctgcttttttattttacttctgattttttttttgagatagctaatatattttctcaaattatctTAAATTCTTCCAAATTTACATAATTCCAATCTCAAAGTTGCTTTTGCgtatttggttttggtttgatttttgaCCCGTCGGATTACACTATTTTTGTCCCATTTTGATCAATAGCATTGATGGGTCAGTTTAGGTTATCAAGTCAACAAATGAGTCATCATCTAACCAGGTCAAATTGGGGCGCATTACTAAACAATAGGTTGACTTGCACCTCTAGACATGAAACATATGTGGTTTTCAATTCTTAACTTACTACTCCTTTATATTGTAGATTTTTGCCCACTAAAAGCAACAAAAAgatgaaagaaattgaaaaagaagTTCAAGAATCAATTAGGCGTCTTATTGGAAACAGACTAAAGGCAAAGGAAGTAGGGCAGGCCTTTGGTGATGAACTATTAGGCACATTATTGGAATCAAATTCAAATGAAATTGAAGAGCAAGGAAGCAAGGAATTTGGATTGACTATCCATGAAGTAATTCAAGAGTGCAAATTGTTTTATTTTGCTGGACAAGAGACCACTTCAGTGTGGCTTGTTTGGACCATGATTTTGTTATCTAGGCATCAAGATTGGCAGGAAAAAGCCAGAGAGGAAGTTGTGCAAGCTTTTGGAAGTGATCAACCTGCTTTTGATGAATTAAGTCGGTTGAAAATTGCAAGTTCTTTCAACATAACTTGAAAAACAACTCATGCATAGCAAAGTGCATCGGATTTAGGACGGATTCAGTAGGTCAATGAAATTTATTGCTCTCGACTCgaattatgtatacatatacgaAAGTTAAAATGGTTACTGTATATATAAGATCACACTCATTCCGATTGACACCCTAAACTCTATATCCCGAACTCTGGCATAGAGGAAATTGAAAAGACTAAATTGCACTCATGTCTTAATATTTAAGATTCATCGTATCGGTTTGGAGACCTTTACAtattcatagaatcatttaAGTTGTTACTCCCTcagtctcaaaatatttgtcacttTTTTGGTTTACACGCCCTTTAAGAAATAATGATTAAAAGGGGTTTTTTACTACTTTaactttatttatgtctaagctATTATCTCTCTACATTAAAGGTTCAAATCAATTTAGGTGTTAATGAAGGAGTTTGTGGTCTTCAATAAAAATTCTACCAAAGGGTGAAATaggaaaaagatgactaattttgCCTTGAACTCCGAAAACGACAAATGATTTGacacaactatttttagtagccacaacaaatattttgagatggagTGAGTAGTAAGCTTAAGTTGTAATGCCGGCAAGAATATTCAGTGGTTGCATAAGACAATTTATCTTTTGCATCTCTACGTTCATTTTAGTTTGTCCATAATTTTGATTGATTTCCAATGAGTACGAGAGgatcatttttttaatatttttcagGTGACGATGATCTTGTACGAGTCCTTAAGACTTTATCCACCACTAGCAACCCGTATCCGAAGAACTAATGAAGAGACTAAATTAGGGGATTTGCATCTACCAAAAGGAACATTGCTTTTTGTACCAACCATCTTATTGCATCATGACGTGGAAATTTGGGGCAAAGATGCAAAGGAGTTCAAGCCAGAGAGATTCCGTGAAGGTGTTTTAAAGGCGACAAAGGGCCAAATGACATTTTTCCCATTTGGTGCAGGACCGCGGATATGCATTGGACAAAACTTCGCGATTTTAGAAGCGAAAATGGCTATAGCTTTGATTCTACAACGCTTTTCCTTTGAGCTCTCTCCATCTTACACACATGCGCCCCATTCTATTGTAGCTCTGCAACCTATGTTTGGTGCACCTCTAATTTTGCAGAGGCTCTAGCTAGTTTTGGAGACAAATGAGCCAACTGCAGAGATGGATCTAGGGCAGGTTTTGTAGGTTTAGTTGCTCTCATTACTTTCGTGAGACTTGAACTATATATGGATAATAAAGGGAGAAAAAACATTTGAAATTAAATGTTACATATGATAGGATCACGTTTATTTTGTATCTAGTGACTTTAAATTTTGGATTCGCCTCTTCTGGTAAGAGTACTTTATCTGAGGTTAAGGTTGCCCTACTATTGTCCTACAATTTGAGTTGAGCTTTTGTGTTACGAACTGATCACTTTATGCCATTTGTAATATAGAATTGCCCTTATTATTAGCACATTTTTTTGCGccaattgcccttcttttggggtggtctttcaattttacccctcatatttgtggtctttaaatttttcccctcatatttgtggtctttgagttttgcccttcgcttttGGACGaatacctgaggttctgggttcgaacccccgttcaggcataaaataaaaaaataatttcgcaaggcagggcTGGGGGGAgcgtatgccggatccggcatactggcttaaggaataactaaagttatgcccgccccgacatacttatgtcttatggggcaaacttttagttatgcctcataaggcagaacttttctttaaggcatagtttagttatgccttatgggacaAACTTTTAGTTGAGGCAtaacaaaagtatgccccataaggcaagaacttttccttaaggcatagattttgccttataaggcaaacttttagttatgtcttaaggaaaagttccgtcttatgggacatacttttagttatgtcttatgagcacacttttagttaagtcataactaaaagtttaccttgaaaagttgaaaaaaataaaatatatacgtatatatatatatattccaaggAAAATACGggagataaataaaatatatatatatatatatatatatatatatatatatatatatatatatatatatatatatatatatgcctcaaggcaaagtctgccggagggaggatagcgaaattcaaactctggcttgccaatttttttaaaatttttgactgagtggggATTCGAACGTGGAACCCATGAGTTTTAGCcgaagggtaaaatttaaaaaccacaaaaatgaggggcaaaatttaaagactaccCAAAATTTTTAGCATGTATATTCTTTTATGAAATGGTTAATTTGCTGAGTTTGAATATGAGAAACTAGACTTGGTTTGATTCTTTTAGTACTTGAGTTGAGTCGCTTGAATAATTGATGAAGTTTCCTTTAagcatctatttttttttttcagtctATGTGTGGCACTATTACTATTTAAGAGAGtaaaaataatctttattttttaaatatttaaattattaaatctTAAAACTTATAATAGTATGTTTTATGTAACGGATTGATACTGTGTGTATGACCTGCTTCCTTGTTGGCTATACATGTGAGCATGTATCCCAAGGTGTAGTTTGGTTATTGGGATTAGAAAAATAATTGTGCTTTAACATTTGGAAGTATTTTATTAGTCTTTGTTTGTTGTATGTTCCCaaacattattattttatattataattctgatagtattattttatattgtattcaacatgtgaTTGGTTTATCTTCGCTTAAAAATTTCCTCGTCGTTACCAAATGTGTCGTATAAGCAATTCATTTATTGTGGAGCTCTAACTACCATATTTTGATGGAATCAAGAGACAGCACAATCACACAACTAgttcaaatttctttttataagcGAAAGAGCTATTTAAACAATACTCGcttcgttcacttttacttattcactttagcatatcaagataaagacaatttttttttcttgcattttcaaaatcattttctaagtcTATTGAGATTTTACACCAATTAGTATGagtattataataaaatatatattttatttattaattcttaaagggTGTGTGCGAAGTCaaaaatgaataagtaaaaTGATGAAGTATTTATTACACAACTCGTTTTTAACTGAACATAATAAGTAGATATCCTTTATCaattataattttttcaaatcattAGTACAAAAGATGAATGTAAAAAAGATATTGAAAAAGGGGTCGAACAGTAACAAATATAAGGTGTAAactatttttaaacaaataaatataaattagaaAACAAGTAATACTTCAAATATTAATGGCCAAACTTTAAAGTAAGGCCGGGCTTGGCCGGACGGGACGAAACGCGACAAAATTGTGAAAAAGGCATACTAAACAAATACTAGAAGCTTTCCGCCTGATGTTCTATATTTGCATTGGAGTTCCGATTATTTTTAATTTGCGCTACTCGAGGCTAGAAAATATTTTGTACTAATATTTTTTCATTTGGATGATTCAAAATCGAATCCTCTAATTAATGGAGAGTTCCTATTCATCCATCACAGTCCTGACGATAAATGAATTTGAATTTTAGCCAACTAAGACTTGCATACTTTGCCtccaccacaacacacacaatttgcaggattgcccttcgctaggggtggtctttaatttttgcccttcgctacaAATCTCTTGGTTTTAGGTTCGAATCCGAGCTcagttaaaaattttaaaaaaaattcgcaaggcataagttggacgttgggtttcaaactctgccttaaggcaaaaaaaaaaaaaaaatattttgttggaattttATAAGCATATTGTAAAACTAActttttgccttaaggcctaattttggataaaaatttacCTTAAGACATAAGTTGGGTCAAACTTATGTCTTGCGAATCCGCACTTTTgacttgtgaattttttttttattgagcctAGATTTGAACTCAAAATCTCTGAGTATTAAGCGAAGGATAAATATTAAAGActaccaatttgagggccaaaaattaaagaccgccccaAAAAAGagtaatccgcgcaaaaaaatgtccCCGCCCCCCCCACGCCACACAACCCATTTAGATTAGTGAAAAAAGGATTCCTTTGACTTCCGGTcctttttttatacataaagtTAATTAAGAGGAAGCAGCTGAGAGAAGCCATTTCATGGAGTACTTATCACTTCTGAGAAAAGAGATGCTGTACAGTTACAACATAATAGCAGCAGTCAGTGTTGCAATTCTATTGGTATCTACATGGAGACTACTTGTATCACAACAAACAATTTTTCGATTGAAAGCATTTCACCGAGAAATTGGCACTGCATTTTCGGAATGACTCAAAGTTGATCCATAACTACGTCAACATTGCCCTTGATCTGATGCGGAAGTTGGACGAGAACTGCTCTAGACAAGCTCGATAATGTCCTGCATGCATTGTGCGCTTGAGGATCCGGTGCTTCCAGATGTGGACTCGTCTAAGGACGATAAAGGGGATTCTGACTTGCTTTTTGACGAATCCGTTCTTGTCTTTGAAGATCCAGTGGCCTCGGATTCAGACACTGTTGATGAGTGCGTTAAACCCCCGCTTCAGCCCTGTGATGACCAAATGCATAGGCAGGTTCTTTTATCTGACCTCACATCTGATTTGAACGATGAAACATTAGAGGAGGTCTCAGAAATCTATGCCTGCAAGGTGTTCGCTATAATACCTTATAGAGAAATTGATAAGGAAGTTGCAGATTCAGTAAAGCATGAAACTCATGTGTTCGACAAAATgtttcacccaattcccataaTTAAGTGTCATTCCAGTAACCTTGTCAAGTTTGACGCCATGTCGCTTGCAAGTCCTTGTATGCTTTCAGCTTGCAGTCCGGGCAGaggtatatttgattatttaagtAAACTCGATCATTCAAATTTTCCATTATCCTTATATCGCTTTCCACCTGATCAATTCAGATTAGACTTTCCATTTGATCCTAGTTCTAGTTTGATTACCACATTTCTTGGTGCTACAAGATATTGTTCAATCATGGTtgtggatgatgtcaaggataTAATTCGGATATTAGTGTGTCATATTGGATCCACGTCCAACGATCAATTTATTTTGAGTTAATTCCGATTTGATCCCGGTGCTAATATGTTCATCGTATCCCAGGTAACCAAGGAATTCACTGAAAGATCAGTTTGAGTGATCAATCCAGTTTCACCTCAGGAGTCATGGCTGATTCCTTTTCCCGGTCGTGGATATATACTTCCATTTGACAAGATGTTCTTGGTGCCTAATAAAaatattgggtggtttgatacTGGGCAGTCAACCTCTCTAATGCCACTAACGGGAGTCGTTCAACGTCATCTAATATATCTTGATACTACACCAGCAGCTACAACGGTCTTTGTTGTTGAGCTTGCATCAGTTATGAAATCCAGCAATTCAAAGCCGGACCAAGTGTTTGGCGCAATGTCCAATGGAGTTTGCAAGGTATCCAATGCTACGTCCACTTCATTACTAGTTGGGGTGCTCATTGAAACGTACAAACAAATAAAAACTGTTCAGCAATGCCACTTTAAAGACGGTgcaaatttttctaatttcttttggtAGTCAAGAATCTGAAATGTCAGTTATACGTTTCGCAAGAGCCCTACCAGCGAGGTATCTTGATTCCAACTCTCATTATAGTGACTCGACTAGATGGAAAACTGATTTTGGGATATTTGTAGACATGTATTTTGACAAAATTTTCATGGAACCTAGGTTAATCGAGGATCTATATCTTGATAAACTAGTTTTGGAGACTCTGGGTGGTGCTCCACTTAGTGAAATGCattctgatgatctgatgattgATGTTGAAAATGCAAAATTTAATAAGGGAATAGGACATGCTGAATTTATCCTTCCATTCGATCCCAGTGTGCCTCACCGCAAGCAAAGAGTGCCACACACGAGCGGAGCAAAAAGAAAGCAAGAGGAATTCTTCTGATGTTTGGGGAGAAATTCTTCGGTGAATTTATTCCTTGTTATGATTGGTAGAACTGTGATGGTTAACTATATATGGGATCCAGGAATTAGTTGTAAAACTATGAACCGAAATGGTCTTACTGAGACCATTGCGACACATATGTTGTTGTGGTCTACTGACGCTACTTCTCCAATTTCACAATGCTTCTATAATCACTTGGAAATGAATACTCAATCTAACAAAGAGAAGCAGAGGATATCAAGGGGACTCTTTATATTCCCTTATTTGTGGTTGAGTTTGGCACTGGAAACATGGTAtatcttactttatttcttGTTTCCACCAGTAGTGTTTAAAAGCTCAATGATATTAAAACAGCCAAAGGGTGCGCGGGGTGACAAAAATTTATCCTTTGAAAGGATATTGGAGCATCTAAATGTGCCAACAGACCAATGTGCTtacttatgatgtttgatagagatatatatatttctcaTGATGGCATCTCAGTTTGGCCAGCTTATAGTTATTGGGACTTGCAAATGTGTCAATGTTGTTCAACCTATTAAGTTGGTTCAGGGATGCAAATGTGTCAATGTTGTTCAACCTATTAAGTTGGTTCAGGGATACAATGACTTCCTAATATTATCCAAGACCATTGGTGAGAAGTGTGCTACGAACACTGTTATTGTCTTGAACCTTGACGACAAGGTTCTTATTGAGGAAGGGAGTATTGTTATGAATCCGCCCCAGCCCACACTAACAACTATTGGCCCGAGAAGAAGCAATAGGGTCAAAAGGCTTTCACAAAGGCTGATTTGGGATCCAGGCCCATTTAGCAACTAGATAAAAAGAACGAGGAGTTAGAAAGAGCGGTTATGCGTATGATGATGTTCAGTATTCTCTCTTGTCTCTGCTCTGTATTTCTGAGTTCCCATCCCCTTCTGTATCAATCTCCTTCTCGTCTCCTTCTTCTTATAGAGTCTTAGTTACTGTTCTATTGCTATTTCTATTCTTGTAATCGACTTTCAGTAGTTAATCAAAGGCTATTGAACTTTCCATGTTCTTTGTTTGTTCTTGAGTTAAGCGTTTGTTACAATACCTAGTGTCATATCtactgcatatatatatatatatatatatatatatatatatattaaaatactgTGTGACACACTATGCTAATAACTTGTTTTGCGAGCTCATGAGCTATTGGGATTTGGTTCTGAATCTTACAGGACATGGCACAaatttagtatattttcttgACAAGAACTTTTTGGTTGCCCTTAGGGTGATGCCCTGGTTGTGGGGagcttattttgtttttgtacatTATGTGTTGGGGTACCAGCTATGACAAGATGTTGAAAACTATAATATTAGATAGTTTTCCTAATTGTTAGGATTTCAAAATTTACCATTAGTTCTTTGAATTAAATATCTCTCCATACTAGATCTTCTTTATGAATTGTACATGTAATTTAATATTTCAGTGGTACTTTTATAAATAACGAATATCGTAGCGGAatccaaaatatttaaaagtataTACAAATACTCAATACCAAAACTGAAAtgctgaaaattttgatttcattatgtgaattcgatattTACCAAAGTATGCGCACTCTTTGGTGGTCACACTCTGCTCAAGTCGAGTAATTATACTCATAAGATTAGCGATAATGAAAAGGAATTGAGAAATATAGAGTGAATAAAACCTCGCATGCAAATCAGTTTGCAGTAGTGTGTGTAGCTTAATTTTTAAATTCGAATGAGGCAcctttcttccaaaaattcttGGTTCATGGACATATGCAATTGGGTACATTGTAAGAAATCATCATACAATTCTCTTCATAATTGATGCACCAAATTCACCATGTGAATGCTATTTAATTTGTTTGACCGCAGACATTATGAGAGGTAAATTGGTGATCGGATTCCAAAATAACTATTACTATGCCTTAGTTTCAAGCAAGTCGAAATTACTCAGAATTTACAACTTACGTAATATTACTTGTGCTCCATACTGAGCTTGGAGTGTCACAACAAGAAAAGGAGCATGGGCATAAGACGGAGAAAGTTCGAAGCTAAAATGTTGTAAAAATGTGGTAAGTGCGACTTTAGCTTCTAATATAGCAAAATTTTGTCCAATGCATACTCGAGGACCATAGCCAAATGGGAAATAagcaaatttgcccttcgttgAACTTGCAACACCTTCACTAAATCTTTCTGGGTTGAATTCGTTTGCGTCAGTTCCCCATATTTCTTGGTCACGATGAATGAAAAATGTAGGTATGTTGACTTGAACTCCACTAGGTAAAGTTATGTTTCCCAATTTGGTTGTTTCCCCAAGTATTCGCGTAAACATAACTCCTGGTGGATATAGCCTTAGAGTCTCAAGAAGAATCATGTTGACCTGTGAGAATGAAAGAGATCATCAAAAGTAGAATTTACACTATTTTTGTTGGAAGAGTAAagtgaaaagagaaaaatgaatgtTATTTTACTAGCTAGAGGTGTCAAATAAGCAGATTGACTTATATTTGGACAGGTTAAAGCAAGCCGAATCAATAAACGGAATGTGCTATACCCATCCAACATTTGTTTGGGACTTTGGTCAAGTTGAATTTGTCTATGAATCTTAACACAAGCCACCCAACTCTGCAAAAATAGCATTCATTGGCCacagtttttgaaaaatagtaaTGTCCTGGATTTTGAAACTTCATTATAATAGCTATTTTTTCAATTTACAGGTTTGAAAAGTGCCGATTTGTGAACTTTGTCCCCTAACTCaaacaataatttcatttgcttgtTGGTTCTTTATAGTTTGTTTAATTATCAAATAACCCTaaatttgtttatatatatttatttatcatGACTATGTCAAACTAATCAAACCTAGAAAACTTATTTTCCTAATTCCTATATCTTGATTACTATATAAGTTTTCTTATAGGTCAATTTGGAGCACAAACTAACATAAGCTTTTATATGAACTAACTTGAGCTATATGCTCAAAATGAAGTTCCGTGACTAAAATCATAATAAAGTAATAATTCGGGACCAAAAACATCATTTGCCCTTAGAAgaaacattttttctttttgtaaataATGTTAAAATTCATTCCTTATGTGGTGAGGATTAATTAGGAAAAGTTTGTTTGCTAGAAGGAAAGAAATTTTATGGTATGTTGTTTTCTTTCTCTAAAAGCTAGCACACTATCGTTCTTATTTAATAGCCTATATTACTCCTATTTAAGTTAACCCCTAGTATTTTTCttgcaaaaattgaaaaaccttGGGAGTTTAATCAGGTAGTATTAACCGCAGCCCTTTCACGCTGAAAACTAAAGGAAAAAGCGTCACGTCAAAAACCAAAACAGCTAATGGCAGATCATCTACCCAACGTGATAATTGTCATTATTCTCTCAAATTTACCCGTGAAATCCATCTTACGGTTCAAGTGTGTTTCTAAGTCGTGGCATTGTTTGATTTCAAGTCCAAATTCTAGCGTATGAAGCAAGGACAAGAAGGGGCAATCACAATGATGTATACACGTCGTTCAACATCGAGAAGAAGCTCTAGACGGCCCTCCTTCAGCTTCATAAACAAACAACTCACTTCAGAAAATCTCAGTTTTCCTTTAAGGAAAAGGTGTGATATAGAAGATTGTAAGTTTTTGGGTTCTTGTCATGGTCTTATACTATTTAATGTAAATGAGCATATTTACTTGTGGAATCCCGCCACTCGATTTTGCACCAAAGTGCTTGAGCTTTACCACTCAGTATGGGATTGTTATGTTACAAGTGGGGGACTTTGTTTTGACTCCTCCAAGAATGGTTGCAAGGCGGTGATGCTTACATATGATGGGGATTCCCCAGATTGGACTAAGTTTGTAGCAGTTGCTAGTCTTAAAGGCAAAAAATGGAGGCTGACAGCTGACTCGAATTCGCTTATCATATCATTTCAGTCCGTGATGGGATTACATTGCATGGACGTCTTCACTACCGGGTAAGGGACAGAAATTTGTTTCCACATGAAAGTATGTGGGACCGTTTTGGTCATAACAAAGTAACATATTTTTTATCCCATCTCTGAAAAGTTCCATATGTTGCCTGTCCCTGAGCTTGATCCAGAAGAGGAAGAGAATACTATCGCTGGTTTAGGATTTTTAAATGAATGTCTTTGCATGACTCATTTGAAACATGATAGGTGTCTTGAGATATTCGTCATGAAGGAATATGGAATAAAGGAATCATGGAAATCCTTATTTTTGGTAAAGAATTTAGAAATATATCGTTATGGGTTTGTAGCGCCTTTTTCCGTGATAGAGAATGGAGAATTTGCTTTGATAATAGATCAAATTGAAAGTAAAGTTGTTATATACAATCCAAAGAATGATAATATGCAAGACATCGTGGTCGCAGATGTGGATAGATCTACCATTATGTATGTGGAAAGCTTGATATCGCCCAAGGGATACTACTGGTGTGAGAAGCGGCACCAAAAGTactttggaagaagaaagcCAGATTATTTTTGGAATTAGGTTCTGAATCCCAATTTCTAGCAACAAATCACACATATCTACTGCATAAAACAACAATATAGTAGTACCTGTTATGAATCAGCCCTGGCCCACACTAACAACTATTGGTCCGAGAAGAAGCAATAGGGTCAAAAGGCTTTCATAAAGGCTGATTTGGGATCCAGGCCCATTTAACAACTAGATAAAAAGAACGAGGATTTAGGAAGAGCTTTATGCGTATTATGATGTTCAGTATTCTCTCGTCTCTGCTCTGTATCTCTGAGTTTCCAT from the Lycium ferocissimum isolate CSIRO_LF1 chromosome 11, AGI_CSIRO_Lferr_CH_V1, whole genome shotgun sequence genome contains:
- the LOC132038333 gene encoding 11-oxo-beta-amyrin 30-oxidase-like; amino-acid sequence: MISEFESAVSLHFLPLRLATATNLVQSGESPSYVNMILLETLRLYPPGVMFTRILGETTKLGNITLPSGVQVNIPTFFIHRDQEIWGTDANEFNPERFSEGVASSTKGKFAYFPFGYGPRVCIGQNFAILEAKVALTTFLQHFSFELSPSYAHAPFLVVTLQAQYGAQVILRKL
- the LOC132038334 gene encoding uncharacterized protein LOC132038334 — encoded protein: MLPVPELDPEEEENTIAGLGFLNECLCMTHLKHDRCLEIFVMKEYGIKESWKSLFLVKNLEIYRYGFVAPFSVIENGEFALIIDQIESKVVIYNPKNDNMQDIVVADVDRSTIMYVESLISPKGYYWCEKRHQKYFGRRKPDYFWN